One window of Nitrospirota bacterium genomic DNA carries:
- a CDS encoding S8 family serine peptidase, which yields MTKAIKLAPIILIFTFLIYSCFLLLNKAEAANINAADVDAAVDRLLSPEHVKGEMIIKFKGEVAADNLVLKQASSLVHSRTGVMIKKEFGGLRGLQLVKTPGNVSLRQALRDYLLEPQIEYAEPNYIVHADVMPDDVYFTNLWGLDNTGQTGGTSDADIDAPEAWDITTGSNSVVIAVVDSGVAYNHPDLSANIWTNTGETSCVDGIDNDGNGYIDDCRGWDFIGDDNDPADYAAHGTHVAGTIAAAGNNALGITGVMWHAKIMPLRFLGVGGSGTTADAVSAILYANAKGAHVINNSWGGTGYSQALKDAIDASPAVVVCAAGNSGTNNDATLFYPASYTSPNIISVAATDHNDALAYFSNYGASTVDLAAPGVNIYSTVPVFSYGAPLTIFSQNFNSTSGNLPRLGWSRGGTNSTWAITTGTGYGGTNSLEDSPGKNYRGNTSSWAGYMTPIASVKDNLYTLSFKWKGVLENNFDYLDINYSLDGINWGWVDYRTGTTSGSFISDSTTGLTSAADMSGSFYFGFGLSADPINHNDGVYIDDVTLDRRSISISGYGYSSYQGTSMASPHVSGVAGLIKAFNPALTGIDIKNAVLNNVDVKTSLSGKVLTGGRLNAFNALNSLTCPNQPVRILRIIPAYYSTLQAAYDAAADGETVQSRAVSLTESPNLNLNKSVILVGGFNCDYSSNTGSTALSGNMNITNGILSIENFELK from the coding sequence ATGACAAAAGCAATAAAGCTCGCTCCTATTATACTTATTTTCACTTTCCTGATATATTCCTGTTTTCTTTTGCTTAATAAAGCGGAGGCTGCAAATATCAATGCCGCTGATGTTGATGCCGCAGTTGACCGCCTCTTGTCCCCCGAACATGTTAAAGGGGAAATGATTATTAAGTTTAAAGGCGAAGTTGCCGCCGATAACCTGGTATTGAAGCAGGCCTCTTCCCTTGTCCATTCAAGGACCGGCGTGATGATAAAAAAAGAATTCGGGGGTTTAAGAGGGCTCCAGCTTGTTAAGACGCCTGGCAATGTTTCTTTGAGGCAGGCGCTAAGAGATTATCTTCTTGAGCCGCAAATAGAATATGCTGAACCGAACTATATTGTTCACGCTGATGTTATGCCCGATGATGTTTATTTCACCAACCTGTGGGGGCTTGATAATACGGGGCAGACGGGCGGGACTTCAGATGCGGATATCGATGCCCCGGAGGCGTGGGACATTACCACGGGTTCAAACAGTGTTGTGATAGCTGTGGTTGACTCCGGCGTTGCGTATAACCATCCTGATCTAAGCGCAAATATCTGGACCAACACCGGGGAGACAAGCTGCGTCGATGGAATTGATAACGACGGCAATGGCTATATAGATGATTGCCGGGGATGGGATTTTATCGGCGACGACAATGACCCTGCTGATTACGCTGCTCACGGCACTCATGTGGCGGGCACAATAGCGGCAGCCGGAAATAACGCCCTGGGAATAACAGGCGTCATGTGGCATGCGAAGATTATGCCTCTGAGATTTCTTGGCGTTGGCGGCAGCGGCACTACAGCGGATGCTGTCTCTGCAATTCTTTACGCAAATGCAAAAGGCGCCCACGTAATAAACAACAGCTGGGGCGGCACGGGTTACAGCCAGGCGTTGAAAGACGCCATTGACGCATCCCCCGCGGTCGTTGTGTGCGCAGCAGGAAACAGCGGCACAAATAATGATGCAACCCTTTTTTATCCTGCAAGCTACACAAGCCCCAATATAATATCCGTGGCGGCAACCGACCACAACGACGCGCTTGCATATTTTTCAAATTACGGGGCCTCCACCGTTGACCTGGCAGCGCCCGGGGTAAACATTTACAGCACAGTGCCTGTTTTCAGCTACGGCGCTCCTCTAACGATCTTCAGCCAGAATTTTAATAGCACGTCCGGAAATCTTCCTCGTCTTGGATGGAGCAGGGGAGGCACGAATTCCACCTGGGCAATAACAACCGGGACAGGCTATGGCGGCACTAACAGTCTTGAAGACAGTCCGGGCAAAAACTATCGTGGCAATACAAGTTCATGGGCCGGCTATATGACCCCGATAGCATCAGTAAAAGATAACCTGTACACGCTTTCATTTAAATGGAAGGGCGTGCTTGAGAATAATTTTGATTATCTGGACATCAATTATTCCCTGGATGGAATTAACTGGGGCTGGGTGGATTACAGGACCGGGACCACCAGCGGGAGTTTTATTTCGGATTCGACTACCGGATTGACTTCGGCGGCAGACATGTCCGGCAGTTTTTATTTCGGCTTTGGATTGTCTGCCGATCCTATCAATCACAACGACGGGGTTTATATTGATGACGTAACACTTGACAGGAGATCGATCAGTATCAGCGGCTATGGTTATTCAAGTTACCAGGGGACATCAATGGCCTCGCCTCATGTATCGGGTGTTGCTGGACTGATAAAGGCATTCAATCCTGCTCTTACGGGTATTGATATAAAGAATGCCGTCCTGAATAATGTTGATGTTAAAACATCTCTGTCCGGCAAGGTCCTGACCGGCGGGAGGTTGAATGCATTTAACGCCTTAAATTCTCTGACCTGTCCAAACCAGCCCGTGAGGATACTTCGTATAATCCCCGCGTATTATTCAACCCTCCAGGCTGCTTATGATGCCGCCGCTGACGGAGAGACTGTCCAGAGCAGGGCGGTGAGCTTGACGGAAAGCCCGAACTTAAATCTTAATAAATCGGTAATATTAGTCGGCGGTTTTAATTGCGATTATTCATCAAATACCGGCAGCACGGCTTTGAGCGGGAACATGAATATCACTAACGGAATACTTTCAATAGAAAACTTTGAGCTCAAATAG